One segment of Mesorhizobium sp. J428 DNA contains the following:
- a CDS encoding ParB/RepB/Spo0J family partition protein has translation MALDLSALDEAPPTPATAAGEPLMIRLADIEVDPNQPRKSFDPVKMAEMVASVKARGVKSPVSVRPHPDKPGKWILNYGERRYRASIDAGREEIPAFVDQQHDDYDQVIENLQREDLRPMELALFINRKKKDGDRNAKIARELGVDASFITYHLALIDPPAAIEALYASGRCTSPKILYDLSTLHGKYPDEVDAWVEQAEEVTRAAVSALSTSLKNGTSQEPPQPPNGSGISGGGNLGMFQGSGPDGGHGGSATVAKDEGKPAKTKPGASADGRGNNGEGGEGGEPPEEGRTSWPRGKVASDPTLMRKPLLLVTIDGRSAAILLNRKPTSTGLVHIRYENGENAEVSAADCVIESLSEENG, from the coding sequence ATGGCGCTCGACCTTTCTGCGCTCGATGAAGCGCCCCCTACCCCGGCCACCGCCGCCGGCGAGCCTTTGATGATCCGTCTCGCCGACATCGAAGTCGATCCAAACCAGCCGCGAAAGTCGTTCGATCCGGTCAAGATGGCCGAAATGGTCGCTTCCGTGAAGGCGCGCGGCGTTAAGTCGCCGGTTTCGGTGCGCCCTCACCCGGACAAGCCCGGCAAATGGATCTTGAACTACGGCGAGCGTCGCTATCGTGCTTCGATAGACGCTGGCCGCGAGGAAATCCCCGCTTTCGTCGATCAGCAGCACGACGACTACGATCAGGTTATCGAAAACCTGCAGCGCGAAGACCTGCGGCCCATGGAACTCGCACTGTTCATCAACCGCAAAAAGAAGGACGGTGACAGGAACGCGAAGATAGCCCGGGAACTCGGAGTCGATGCGTCGTTCATCACTTACCATCTGGCCCTGATCGACCCACCGGCCGCAATCGAAGCGCTCTATGCGAGCGGCCGCTGTACGTCGCCGAAAATTCTCTATGACCTGTCTACGCTTCACGGCAAATACCCCGACGAAGTGGATGCATGGGTGGAGCAAGCGGAAGAGGTGACGCGGGCGGCCGTGTCCGCGCTTTCCACCTCGCTCAAGAATGGTACGAGCCAAGAACCGCCGCAGCCGCCGAACGGCAGCGGTATCTCCGGCGGCGGAAACCTTGGAATGTTCCAAGGTTCCGGCCCTGATGGCGGCCATGGAGGATCAGCCACCGTGGCTAAGGACGAAGGCAAACCGGCCAAGACAAAGCCGGGTGCAAGTGCTGACGGCAGGGGCAACAACGGGGAAGGCGGTGAGGGCGGCGAACCTCCCGAGGAAGGTCGCACCAGCTGGCCGAGGGGGAAAGTCGCGTCCGACCCGACGCTGATGCGCAAGCCATTGCTGCTGGTGACCATCGACGGTCGAAGCGCTGCCATCCTGCTGAATCGCAAACCGACTTCGACGGGTCTGGTGCATATTCGCTACGAGAACGGCGAGAACGCGGAAGTCTCCGCCGCGGACTGCGTCATCGAAAGCCTCAGCGAGGAAAACGGGTGA
- a CDS encoding recombinase family protein, translated as MGQRAAIYCRVSTADQSCERQVDELTAFAERGDYEVLGVFKETASGASANRTARNRIIDLAQARQIDAVLVTELSRWGRSTQDLLNTLDKLAGWKVSVVAMSGMTFELDTPHGRMMATLLAGIAQFERDLLSERVKSGLAAAKARGKKLGRQSGQRPKSDRLAPKVIALSAEGRSYRWIARDLGISKNTVAEIVKRRKSSEAPQVETAL; from the coding sequence TTGGGACAGCGCGCCGCCATCTACTGCCGCGTTTCGACCGCCGACCAGTCCTGTGAGCGGCAGGTCGATGAACTGACCGCGTTCGCGGAGCGCGGCGACTATGAAGTCCTCGGCGTCTTCAAGGAAACCGCCTCCGGAGCATCGGCAAACCGGACTGCCCGCAACCGGATCATCGATCTGGCCCAGGCCAGGCAAATCGATGCCGTCCTCGTGACGGAACTGTCGCGTTGGGGCCGTTCCACACAAGACCTGCTGAACACACTCGACAAACTGGCCGGCTGGAAGGTCTCGGTTGTCGCCATGAGCGGCATGACCTTCGAACTCGACACACCGCACGGCCGCATGATGGCGACCCTGCTCGCCGGCATCGCTCAGTTCGAGCGCGATCTTCTGAGCGAGCGCGTGAAATCAGGCCTGGCCGCAGCAAAGGCACGCGGTAAGAAACTCGGCCGACAATCTGGACAACGTCCTAAATCCGATCGGCTCGCACCGAAGGTCATTGCGTTGAGCGCCGAAGGTCGCAGCTACCGATGGATCGCTCGCGATCTCGGCATCAGCAAGAATACCGTCGCGGAGATCGTCAAGCGCCGCAAGTCTTCTGAGGCTCCACAGGTGGAGACCGCATTATGA
- a CDS encoding MobC family plasmid mobilization relaxosome protein, translating into MTTEKPNSPYLNLYLGELKEPWEAYCAARNLKPGAAIRAAIQAQLKAARPPYDSQPLAASQAPAQAEPRRRYEITLIPSEMDAIRRRLDGKRTPRDWIAAVIRAALTREPQFGDAEVQVLANSNYQLQAIGRNLNQIARRLNERKAQDFPARRVADIERTIAQHTEAVTALMRACQERWPLA; encoded by the coding sequence ATGACCACTGAGAAGCCGAACAGCCCCTATCTCAATCTCTACCTCGGCGAACTGAAAGAGCCGTGGGAGGCCTATTGCGCCGCGCGCAATCTCAAGCCCGGCGCTGCCATCCGCGCAGCCATCCAGGCACAGTTGAAAGCAGCACGGCCGCCGTATGACTCGCAGCCCTTGGCCGCATCGCAGGCCCCAGCGCAGGCCGAGCCGCGCAGGCGTTACGAAATCACCTTGATCCCTTCCGAAATGGACGCCATCCGCCGCAGGCTGGACGGCAAGCGCACTCCGCGCGATTGGATTGCGGCCGTGATCCGCGCCGCCCTTACTCGTGAACCTCAGTTCGGCGACGCCGAGGTCCAAGTCCTCGCGAACTCCAATTACCAGCTGCAGGCGATCGGTCGGAACCTCAACCAGATCGCTCGCAGGCTCAACGAGCGCAAGGCGCAGGACTTTCCCGCGAGGCGCGTCGCGGACATTGAGCGCACCATCGCCCAGCACACCGAGGCCGTCACCGCCCTCATGCGCGCCTGTCAGGAGCGCTGGCCCCTCGCATGA
- a CDS encoding DUF6429 family protein: MDDVDIDRIDDAVLGLLWLTVHDERRAWRGHDWDALDRLHRKGLIADPVNKAKSVVLTDEGLKRAEELFQILFTSPK, translated from the coding sequence ATGGATGACGTTGATATCGATAGAATTGATGATGCGGTTTTGGGGCTGCTGTGGCTGACGGTGCATGACGAGCGGCGAGCCTGGAGGGGGCATGACTGGGATGCGTTGGATCGGTTGCACCGCAAGGGGCTGATTGCCGATCCGGTCAATAAGGCGAAATCTGTCGTTCTGACGGATGAAGGGTTGAAGCGAGCGGAGGAGCTTTTCCAGATCTTGTTCACCTCCCCAAAATAG
- a CDS encoding antitoxin VbhA family protein: MSEVSEVTITFRVPRDLKDGFAKIAKNNHRNSSLLLRDFMRETVESGGRNVAPLTDAQQLERARAVAYGQASAALEGFPVSPEAADLGKRFVSGQIELSEFAAASHGAGRGR; this comes from the coding sequence ATGTCCGAAGTGTCAGAAGTCACCATCACGTTCCGCGTTCCGCGCGATCTTAAGGATGGTTTCGCCAAGATCGCCAAGAACAACCATCGGAATTCGTCCCTGCTCTTGCGCGATTTCATGCGCGAAACGGTCGAATCCGGCGGCCGAAATGTCGCTCCGCTCACCGATGCTCAGCAACTGGAAAGAGCGCGGGCGGTTGCCTACGGTCAGGCCTCGGCCGCGCTTGAAGGCTTCCCCGTCTCTCCCGAAGCGGCAGACCTCGGCAAGCGCTTTGTCTCTGGCCAGATCGAGTTGAGCGAATTCGCGGCCGCCAGCCACGGTGCCGGCCGTGGCCGCTGA
- a CDS encoding Tn3 family transposase, whose product MPRRQILTERQRSALFDLPTDEASLLRHYILSDDDLTHIRERRRARNRFGFALQLCALRYPGRLLSPGELIPQELSRFLAAQLGLSVGDLAEYAAREETRHEHLAALRTIYSYRSFAGRGAQELRDWLATQAEDARSNEDLVRRFVERCRQTQIILPAITTIERLCADALVEAERRIEMRIAERLDQPMRDQLNALLTEMVEGNISRFIWLRKIETGDNSAMANRLLDRLEFLQNLALDPQVLAGVPPHRVARLRRQGERYFTDGLRDIGTDRRLATLAVCAVEWAAATADAIVETHDRIVGKTWQEAKRLCDGRAADARTAVTDTLRAFSGLGMVMLEARDDGTSLEAAIATSPGWTELEKLVATASQLTDTLAADPLAHVTQGFHRFRRYAPRMLRRLDIKAAAVATPLMEAIALVRGKCDPPSLPTAFLRSTSKWNRHLKTQDEGDNRLWEVAVLFHLRDAFRSGDVWLAHSRRYADLKQALVPMAAAQATARLAVPFEAEAWLADRKARMSDGLKRLAKAARTGTLPLGSIEDGVLHMERLTAVAPKDADELILDLYRRMPEVRITDILLDVEAATGFADAFTHLRTGAPCQDKIGLLNVMLAEGLNFGLRKMAEASNTHDYWQLSRLSRWHVDSDAIDQALAMVVAAQGRLPMAQFWGMGTSASSDGQFFPTARQGEAMNLVNAKYGNDPGLKAYTHLSDQFAPFATQLIPATVSEAPYILDGLLMNEAGQRAREQYADTGGFTDHVFATASILGYRFIPHIRDLPSKRLYVFNPAGTPSELRGLVGGRVREDLIVSNWPDILRSAATMVAGIMPPSQLLRKFASYPRQHDLALALREVGRIERTLFIIEWILDADMQRRARIGLNKGEAHHALKNALRIGRQGEIRDRTTEGQHYRLAALNLLAAIIIYWNTVHLGQAVAQRSNAGLPVPLELLSHISPLGWAHILLTGEYRWPKNGSRQSILGR is encoded by the coding sequence ATGCCTCGACGCCAAATTCTGACCGAGCGACAGCGCTCCGCACTCTTTGATCTGCCGACGGACGAAGCGTCACTGTTGCGGCACTACATTTTGTCCGATGACGATCTCACCCATATTCGGGAGCGACGCCGAGCGCGCAATCGTTTCGGCTTTGCCCTGCAACTGTGTGCCCTGCGCTATCCCGGTCGGCTGCTGTCCCCTGGAGAGCTTATCCCGCAAGAGCTGTCCCGGTTTCTGGCAGCGCAGCTTGGGCTGAGCGTCGGGGACCTGGCCGAATACGCGGCGCGGGAGGAAACACGCCATGAGCATCTGGCCGCGTTGCGTACGATCTACAGCTACAGGAGCTTTGCCGGTCGTGGCGCCCAGGAACTGCGGGACTGGCTTGCCACTCAAGCCGAAGACGCGCGTTCAAACGAGGACCTCGTGCGCCGGTTTGTCGAACGATGCCGCCAAACCCAGATCATTCTTCCGGCAATCACGACGATCGAGCGGTTGTGCGCCGATGCTCTGGTGGAAGCCGAGCGCCGGATCGAGATGAGGATTGCCGAGCGTCTTGATCAACCCATGCGTGACCAGCTCAACGCGCTGCTGACGGAAATGGTCGAGGGCAACATCAGCCGCTTCATCTGGTTGCGCAAAATCGAGACCGGCGACAATTCGGCCATGGCCAATCGTTTGCTCGACAGGCTCGAATTCCTGCAAAACCTCGCTCTCGACCCACAGGTGCTGGCCGGTGTTCCGCCACACCGGGTTGCTCGGCTCCGCCGACAGGGTGAGCGGTATTTCACCGATGGTTTGCGCGATATTGGCACAGACAGGCGTCTGGCTACACTCGCTGTCTGCGCGGTGGAATGGGCCGCCGCGACCGCCGATGCCATTGTCGAAACCCATGATCGAATCGTCGGCAAAACCTGGCAGGAAGCCAAACGGCTCTGCGACGGACGAGCCGCAGATGCCAGGACCGCCGTAACCGATACCTTGCGGGCCTTTTCCGGTCTCGGCATGGTGATGCTCGAAGCGCGAGACGACGGCACCTCCCTGGAAGCGGCGATCGCCACATCACCAGGCTGGACGGAACTGGAGAAACTGGTCGCCACTGCCTCGCAACTCACCGATACACTTGCCGCCGATCCGCTGGCCCATGTCACGCAAGGTTTTCATCGCTTCCGGCGTTATGCGCCGCGTATGCTGCGCAGGCTGGATATCAAGGCGGCCGCCGTGGCCACGCCGCTCATGGAGGCGATTGCCCTGGTCAGGGGAAAATGCGATCCACCGTCACTGCCTACAGCTTTTTTGCGATCGACCTCCAAATGGAACCGGCATCTCAAAACGCAAGACGAAGGCGACAATCGTTTGTGGGAGGTGGCGGTCCTGTTTCACTTGCGCGACGCATTCCGCTCCGGCGATGTCTGGCTTGCGCACTCACGCCGCTATGCCGATCTCAAACAGGCACTGGTGCCGATGGCGGCCGCCCAGGCCACGGCAAGATTGGCGGTTCCATTCGAAGCCGAGGCGTGGCTTGCCGATCGCAAGGCCAGAATGTCGGACGGGCTGAAACGCCTGGCGAAAGCTGCCCGAACCGGGACCCTTCCGCTCGGCAGCATCGAGGACGGTGTCCTGCACATGGAACGCCTGACAGCAGTGGCGCCCAAGGATGCCGACGAGCTGATCCTCGATCTTTACCGGCGTATGCCGGAGGTGCGCATAACCGACATTCTACTGGATGTTGAAGCGGCGACGGGGTTTGCCGATGCCTTCACCCATCTTCGCACCGGCGCACCCTGTCAGGACAAAATCGGTTTGCTGAATGTGATGCTTGCCGAAGGCCTCAACTTCGGACTGAGAAAGATGGCCGAGGCTTCAAATACCCATGACTACTGGCAATTGTCGCGCCTGTCGCGCTGGCATGTCGACAGCGACGCCATCGACCAGGCTCTCGCCATGGTCGTCGCGGCCCAGGGGCGTTTGCCCATGGCCCAATTCTGGGGAATGGGCACTTCGGCTTCCAGCGACGGTCAGTTCTTCCCGACCGCCCGACAGGGCGAGGCGATGAATCTCGTCAACGCCAAATACGGCAACGATCCCGGCCTGAAAGCCTATACGCACCTGTCAGATCAGTTTGCCCCTTTCGCAACCCAGCTCATTCCGGCAACCGTCAGCGAGGCACCTTACATTCTCGACGGACTGCTCATGAACGAGGCCGGCCAACGCGCACGGGAGCAATATGCCGATACCGGCGGCTTCACCGATCATGTCTTCGCCACCGCCTCGATCCTCGGCTACCGCTTCATCCCCCATATCCGGGATTTGCCATCGAAGCGCCTTTATGTGTTCAACCCCGCCGGGACACCGAGCGAGTTGCGCGGCCTGGTCGGCGGCAGGGTCAGGGAAGACTTGATCGTCTCGAACTGGCCCGACATCCTGCGCAGCGCCGCGACCATGGTCGCCGGCATCATGCCGCCGAGTCAGTTGCTGCGAAAATTCGCATCCTATCCGCGCCAGCACGATCTCGCGCTCGCCCTTCGTGAGGTTGGCCGCATTGAGCGTACGCTCTTCATCATAGAATGGATCCTCGATGCCGACATGCAGCGGCGGGCTCGTATCGGCCTCAACAAGGGCGAGGCGCATCACGCGCTCAAGAATGCCTTGCGCATCGGCCGGCAAGGCGAAATCCGCGACCGAACGACTGAGGGCCAGCACTATCGCCTCGCCGCCCTCAACCTGCTTGCCGCCATCATCATCTACTGGAACACGGTGCATCTTGGTCAGGCCGTCGCGCAACGTAGCAATGCCGGCCTCCCCGTACCGCTAGAATTGCTCTCCCATATCTCGCCGCTTGGATGGGCGCACATCCTGCTGACCGGCGAATACAGATGGCCAAAAAATGGCAGCAGGCAATCTATTTTGGGGAGGTGA
- a CDS encoding replication protein RepA produces MLTWVCSEAVRTGEPVLSLGPTLAAYLRELGLKNTGGARGDITRLKHAMTTLFSSIISCRYEGRDSWALQNVLLADRVEWWQPQDREDAGAWQSKLHLSRPFFKECVDHPVPVNLVAMKALRHSPLALDIYVWMTHRMSYLSKRTVIPWFSLSAQFGASYAQNDQGLRDFKRAFLRELKHVVTIYTEARISTSEHGLVLYPSPTHVPPRITKQQAILPFLD; encoded by the coding sequence TTGCTGACCTGGGTATGTTCGGAGGCGGTTCGCACGGGCGAGCCCGTCCTATCCCTCGGCCCGACGCTCGCCGCGTACCTGCGGGAGCTGGGCCTCAAGAACACGGGCGGCGCCCGTGGCGACATTACGCGGCTCAAGCACGCAATGACGACGCTATTCAGCTCGATCATTTCCTGCCGTTACGAGGGCCGCGACTCCTGGGCACTGCAGAACGTGCTGCTTGCCGATCGCGTCGAATGGTGGCAACCGCAGGACCGCGAAGATGCGGGCGCTTGGCAATCGAAATTGCACCTGTCGCGCCCATTTTTTAAAGAGTGCGTCGATCACCCGGTTCCGGTCAATCTGGTCGCGATGAAAGCACTGCGCCATTCGCCGCTGGCGCTCGACATCTATGTCTGGATGACGCACCGCATGTCATATCTGTCCAAGCGCACTGTGATCCCGTGGTTCTCGCTCAGCGCGCAGTTCGGCGCTTCCTACGCTCAGAATGATCAGGGCCTGCGGGACTTCAAGCGCGCATTCCTGCGCGAGTTGAAACACGTCGTCACCATCTATACCGAAGCCCGAATTTCCACATCGGAACACGGCTTGGTGCTGTATCCCAGCCCGACCCACGTCCCGCCGAGAATCACGAAACAGCAAGCCATTTTGCCATTCCTCGACTAA
- a CDS encoding ParA family protein, producing the protein MKTIVLANQKGGVGKSAVACQLAYFFSQPINQPMNKRVLVIDLDHQRNTTKALRTGGFCVVSATTSSKLLTDPKADIEHAEFVLVPGDGDLLKMEKKAAEHNAYASNLLAFLARVADSFDVCIIDTNPNPDIRQLSPLVVADYVLAPIELNQEAIDGIGDLLNHENIGIRRIQATLNKKLKFLGILPNKVEPTPFQRDNFRALSTAMPRNTSSQCRPASLQSRNRQRSPRRKRPACRCGGSAKRPAATLGAKCAPSSTKSHN; encoded by the coding sequence ATGAAAACGATTGTCCTGGCCAATCAGAAGGGCGGCGTCGGCAAAAGCGCCGTCGCCTGTCAACTGGCTTATTTTTTTAGCCAGCCGATCAACCAACCCATGAACAAGCGCGTCCTGGTGATCGACCTCGACCACCAGCGCAACACCACCAAAGCGTTGAGAACCGGCGGTTTTTGCGTCGTGTCCGCTACGACCAGCAGCAAGCTCCTGACCGACCCGAAAGCCGACATCGAGCACGCTGAATTTGTCTTGGTCCCGGGCGATGGCGACTTGCTCAAGATGGAAAAGAAGGCGGCGGAACACAACGCCTACGCCTCGAATCTTCTGGCGTTCCTGGCTCGCGTTGCAGACAGTTTCGATGTCTGCATCATCGACACGAACCCGAATCCGGACATCCGCCAACTGTCTCCGCTCGTCGTCGCCGATTACGTGCTCGCGCCGATCGAACTCAACCAGGAGGCCATCGATGGGATCGGCGACCTGTTGAACCACGAAAATATCGGCATCCGGCGAATTCAGGCAACGCTCAACAAGAAGCTGAAATTCCTCGGCATCTTGCCAAACAAAGTGGAGCCGACGCCGTTCCAGCGCGACAACTTCCGCGCCCTTTCCACGGCGATGCCCCGAAATACCTCATCGCAATGTCGCCCGGCTTCGCTGCAATCAAGAAATCGACAGCGATCGCCGAGGCGCAAGCGGCCGGCGTGCCGGTGTGGCGGCTCGGCAAAACGTCCGGCCGCGACGCTTGGCGCGAAATGCGCCCCGTCTTCGACAAAATCGCACAACTGA
- a CDS encoding single-stranded DNA-binding protein has translation MQSNTFAGRLADAPALRRTASGAVCRFTLISNEYAGKDDNNNSLERAVRVQFVAFNKKGEAIAENCRRGDQLIVQWSLRNNDYQDSKTGETVYGFDFRVEDFEFGAPGSIKRAELQERQGAN, from the coding sequence ATGCAAAGCAATACCTTTGCCGGCCGCCTCGCAGACGCGCCGGCTCTGCGCAGAACGGCATCTGGCGCCGTCTGCAGGTTCACGCTGATTTCCAACGAGTACGCGGGCAAGGACGACAACAACAACAGCCTCGAACGCGCGGTGAGGGTCCAGTTCGTGGCCTTCAACAAGAAGGGCGAAGCCATCGCCGAAAACTGTCGCAGGGGCGATCAGCTGATCGTCCAGTGGTCGTTGCGCAACAACGACTACCAGGACAGCAAGACTGGCGAGACCGTCTATGGCTTCGATTTCCGGGTCGAAGATTTCGAATTCGGTGCGCCGGGTTCGATCAAGCGAGCCGAGCTGCAAGAGCGCCAGGGCGCAAACTGA
- a CDS encoding Fic family protein yields MAAETERSELRERLEGFHTSKRLTELYLSPVGGNFDSAHLREINRRIFQDLPAAGFPEVKPGQFREPAPAGMDWVKHRQLDGLNVISHVAYSPMDNASIARLDDALQQIDVAKLSRLKTTPFVRAIGRLYSELDYIHPFPDGNSRTLREFTRELAEACGYNIDWTRFAAHPNGRNLLYVGRDLAVNELAMPHLRNDQTRRSVAFTQDQLAGNRDLTDLLRDAVLPGRAIAFRKLREPAALAAFPELATAFETMHKAEAFSREKYADDAGQRREFMDAVRKTVLERLDAGHTNDFGMKKNRPQEAERVRSPPSGERDR; encoded by the coding sequence GTGGCCGCTGAAACCGAGCGGTCGGAGCTTCGCGAACGCCTTGAGGGTTTTCATACCTCCAAGCGGCTGACCGAGCTTTACCTCTCGCCTGTCGGGGGAAACTTCGACAGCGCGCATCTGCGCGAAATCAATCGCCGGATCTTCCAGGACTTGCCCGCGGCCGGATTTCCCGAAGTGAAGCCCGGCCAGTTCCGCGAGCCGGCTCCGGCAGGCATGGATTGGGTGAAGCATCGGCAGCTGGACGGGCTGAATGTTATCTCCCACGTCGCCTACTCGCCGATGGACAACGCCTCGATCGCGCGTCTCGACGACGCCCTGCAGCAGATCGACGTTGCCAAGCTGTCGCGCCTCAAGACAACACCCTTCGTCCGCGCCATCGGACGCCTTTATTCCGAACTCGACTACATCCATCCGTTTCCGGATGGAAACAGCCGCACGCTTCGCGAATTTACCCGCGAGCTGGCCGAGGCCTGCGGCTACAACATCGACTGGACCCGCTTTGCGGCCCATCCGAACGGACGCAACCTGCTCTACGTCGGCCGAGACCTGGCTGTGAACGAACTGGCGATGCCGCATCTGCGCAACGACCAGACGCGGCGCAGCGTGGCATTCACTCAGGACCAGCTTGCGGGGAACCGCGACCTTACCGACCTGCTGCGCGATGCCGTGCTGCCGGGCCGCGCTATCGCCTTCCGGAAGCTGCGCGAGCCTGCAGCTCTTGCCGCCTTTCCGGAACTCGCAACCGCCTTCGAGACAATGCACAAGGCCGAGGCCTTCAGCCGCGAGAAATATGCAGACGATGCCGGACAGCGGCGCGAATTCATGGACGCCGTGCGTAAGACGGTCCTTGAACGCCTGGACGCCGGACACACGAATGATTTCGGGATGAAGAAGAACAGGCCGCAGGAGGCGGAACGCGTCCGTTCCCCTCCTTCGGGAGAACGCGACAGATAA
- a CDS encoding DUF192 domain-containing protein, whose protein sequence is MRAVLAAFALVLALPAASASAAGPDEVCDLHFSGGAILPAVPVAKTVAAQATGLANRDDAGPGLLFSWPKAEPRVFWMRDTHFPLTVGFFGADGVLFAQANMQPMTDTYHFSVSPAADALELAQGQFERHGLRIGSRIVSRECRPAGP, encoded by the coding sequence GTGAGGGCGGTTCTCGCCGCCTTCGCCCTGGTGCTAGCGCTTCCGGCAGCAAGCGCTAGTGCCGCCGGACCGGATGAGGTCTGCGACCTGCATTTTTCCGGCGGCGCGATCCTACCTGCCGTCCCGGTTGCCAAGACAGTTGCAGCGCAGGCGACCGGGCTCGCGAACCGCGACGACGCAGGCCCGGGGCTGCTGTTTAGTTGGCCCAAGGCCGAACCTCGCGTGTTCTGGATGCGGGACACCCATTTCCCGCTGACCGTTGGCTTTTTCGGCGCAGACGGCGTGCTATTCGCCCAGGCGAACATGCAGCCGATGACCGACACCTACCACTTCTCGGTGAGCCCGGCGGCCGACGCGCTCGAACTCGCGCAAGGTCAGTTCGAGCGGCACGGCTTGCGGATCGGCTCGAGAATCGTTTCTCGTGAGTGCCGGCCGGCGGGTCCATAG